The genomic stretch ACTCCTCGCCGGCCTCGCCGGGATTCGGCAGCCGCACGCGCGCCACCGGCACCCCGTCAAGCGCTATCAGTGCCCGCCACTGGTCGTCCTCGCCGCCCGGCGGGATCCACCCACCGACGCCGATTACGCATGCCTGCTCCATGGCCTCCCGCCATCCCCTGCTTCTGGTGGTGACTTCTACCGCATGGGTGGTACCCGATGCGCCAGTCAGGTGATCGTGCTGAGCAGCTCCAGGCGGTTGCCGAACGGATCCGACACGTAGAAGCGCCGGTAACCGGGCAGGTCTTCGTCCCAGCTCACGTGGTCCAGCCGGACCGCCAGCTCTTCTAGTGCCGTGACAGAGCCGACGAGCAGCGCGGGATGCGCCTTTCGAGCAGGGGCGAACGGCTCCTCAACGCCGAGGTGGAGCTGCTGCGCGCCGCATTCGAACCACACTCCGCCTCGCGCGCGGAGCGGCTCTGGCTTCTCGATCTCGCGGAGGCCGAGCAGGCCGCCGTAGAAGCGCCGCGCCTCGTCCTCGCCGCCGCGCGGGCAGGCGAGCTGCACGTGGTCGAGGCCCTCGACCACCCGCGGCTACTCGATGATCCCGAGTTCCTGGAGCCGCGTGACGATCGCCTCCACGGCCTCCTCCGCCGACCCGCCGCGCACGACGATCTCGGGGGCTTCAGGAGGCTCGTAGGGATCGTCGATCCCGGTCATGCCGCTGATCTCGCCGCGGCGCGCCTTCGCGTACAGGCCCTTCGGGTCGCGGCGCTCGCACTCCTCGAGCGGCGTGTCCACGAACACCTCCACGAAGTCGAGCTCGAGCTCGTCGTGCGAGGCGCGGGCCGCGGAGCGGTCGCTCACGTAGGGCGAGACGAGCGATGCGATCGCGATCGTGCCGGCGTCGGCGAAGAGCCGCGCCACGTGAGCGGTGCGGCGCACGTTCTCCGCGCGGTCCTCCGCGGAGAAGCCGAGGTTTCCGTTCAGGCCGTGGCGGAGGTTGTCGCCGTCGAGGCGGTAGGCGAGCCGGCCGCGCGACACGAGGTGCTGCTCGAGCGCGGATGCGATCGTGGACTTGCCCGACGCCGGCAGGCCCGTGAGCCACACCGTGGCGCCCTTCTGGCCGAGCGTGCGCCAGCGCTCCTCGCGCGTGAGCCCTCCCTCGTGCCAGGTGACGTTGGGAGAGCGGTCTGACTGCTCCGTGGACGTGCCGTTGGTGATCAGCTCGGTGATCATCCCGGCGCCGACGGTGTCGTTCGTGGCCTCGTCGACCAGGATGAAGCTGCCCGTTGTGCGGTTGCGGCGGTAGTCGTCCACGGCGAGTGGCGAGCTCGTGCGGATCTTGAGGCGGCCGATGTCGTTGAGTTGCAGGGACGTGGCCTTCGTGTCGCGGTGGAGCGTCTCCACGTCAACCCGGTAGCGGATGTCGTCCACCGTCGCCGTCACCCAGCGGGTGGTGTGCTTCAGCATCAGGCGCTTGCCCACGGTCACCGGCTCGTCGCTCATCCAGCACACCATCGCCTCGAGCTGGCGCGAGCGGTGCGGGCGGTTGCCGGGGCGGCAGAGCATGTCCCCGCGCGACACGTCGAGCTCGTCCTGGAGCCGCACCACCACCGACATCGGCGGCACAGCCTCGTCCAGGTCGCCGGTGGGGCTCTCGATCGACGCGATCCGCGAAGTGTCGCCTGACGGCACCACGAGCACGTCGTCGCCCTTGCGGAGGATGCCCGCCGCGATCTGGCCCGCGTAGCCGCGGCCGCCGTCGCCCTCGGTTGGCCGGATCACCCACTGCACCGGGAAGCGAACGTCCACGAGATTGCGGTCCGACGCCACGTGCACGTGCTCAAGGTGGTAGAGCAGCGGCGCGCCGTCGTACCACTTCATGCGCTGCGAGCGC from Thermoleophilaceae bacterium encodes the following:
- the cysC gene encoding adenylyl-sulfate kinase; translation: MTTSKPIDTNGHPEPPAIERRASTLRIATAGSVDDGKSTLIGRLLFDSKQVFADQLEHVEETSRRRGDEYVDLALLTDGLRAEREQGITIDVAYRYFATPRRRFILADTPGHVRYTRNMVTGASTADLALILIDARKGVSEQTKRHAFVASLVGVPHLTVCVNKMDLVDFSEDVFENIREEFEDFAARLELTDVEFIPISALDGDNVVERSQRMKWYDGAPLLYHLEHVHVASDRNLVDVRFPVQWVIRPTEGDGGRGYAGQIAAGILRKGDDVLVVPSGDTSRIASIESPTGDLDEAVPPMSVVVRLQDELDVSRGDMLCRPGNRPHRSRQLEAMVCWMSDEPVTVGKRLMLKHTTRWVTATVDDIRYRVDVETLHRDTKATSLQLNDIGRLKIRTSSPLAVDDYRRNRTTGSFILVDEATNDTVGAGMITELITNGTSTEQSDRSPNVTWHEGGLTREERWRTLGQKGATVWLTGLPASGKSTIASALEQHLVSRGRLAYRLDGDNLRHGLNGNLGFSAEDRAENVRRTAHVARLFADAGTIAIASLVSPYVSDRSAARASHDELELDFVEVFVDTPLEECERRDPKGLYAKARRGEISGMTGIDDPYEPPEAPEIVVRGGSAEEAVEAIVTRLQELGIIE
- a CDS encoding VOC family protein yields the protein MVEGLDHVQLACPRGGEDEARRFYGGLLGLREIEKPEPLRARGGVWFECGAQQLHLGVEEPFAPARKAHPALLVGSVTALEELAVRLDHVSWDEDLPGYRRFYVSDPFGNRLELLSTIT